The Geoanaerobacter pelophilus genome includes a region encoding these proteins:
- the nifU gene encoding Fe-S cluster assembly protein NifU has protein sequence MWDYTDKVKEHFLNPRNVGDIADADAVGEVGSLACGDALKLFIKLDDNKERIVDAKFQTFGCGSAIASSSALTEMIKGKTLDEALGVTNQEIADFLGGLPEEKMHCSVMGQEALEVAIAKYRGGPLPVHHDHGHDQEQEGEIVCKCFGLTDGFLKKVIAQNRLHTAEQVTHFTKAGGACGGCIPKIKELIAEVLGEQKQDAPKRPEKLTNLRKMQLIQEVLENEIRPQLWSDGGDLELIDIAGATVQIAFRKACAGCASSGYTAKFVEQKLRDLVSDDIVVEEVQQ, from the coding sequence ATGTGGGATTACACCGATAAAGTAAAAGAGCATTTTCTCAATCCCCGCAATGTCGGGGATATAGCTGACGCTGATGCTGTGGGCGAAGTAGGCAGCCTTGCCTGCGGTGATGCCCTGAAGCTCTTCATAAAGCTTGATGATAATAAGGAACGCATTGTTGACGCCAAATTCCAGACATTCGGCTGCGGCAGCGCCATCGCCTCGTCATCGGCCCTGACCGAGATGATCAAGGGTAAGACGCTGGATGAGGCGCTGGGAGTGACCAACCAGGAGATCGCCGATTTTCTCGGCGGACTTCCCGAAGAAAAAATGCACTGCTCGGTTATGGGCCAGGAGGCACTGGAAGTCGCCATCGCCAAGTACCGCGGAGGGCCTCTCCCGGTCCATCACGACCATGGCCATGACCAGGAGCAGGAAGGCGAAATCGTCTGCAAGTGTTTTGGCCTTACCGACGGCTTTCTCAAAAAAGTCATAGCCCAGAACCGGCTCCACACCGCAGAACAGGTGACCCATTTCACCAAGGCCGGCGGAGCATGCGGCGGCTGCATCCCCAAGATCAAGGAGCTTATCGCCGAAGTCCTTGGCGAACAGAAGCAGGATGCACCCAAAAGGCCGGAGAAACTGACCAACCTGCGTAAGATGCAGCTGATCCAGGAGGTCCTGGAAAATGAGATCAGACCGCAACTCTGGTCGGACGGCGGCGATCTTGAACTGATCGATATCGCCGGCGCAACGGTGCAGATTGCCTTTCGCAAGGCATGCGCCGGTTGCGCGTCATCCGGTTATACTGCCAAATTTGTCGAACAGAAACTGCGCGACCTCGTCAGTGACGACATCGTTGTCGAGGAGGTCCAGC